A genome region from Osmerus mordax isolate fOsmMor3 chromosome 27, fOsmMor3.pri, whole genome shotgun sequence includes the following:
- the crlf1b gene encoding cytokine receptor-like factor 1b isoform X2 produces MIIFLFLLLTVPAVNSSSTQVAVISPQDAALLVGSSLNATCTVPPELGLQAGSLYWSLNGRRLPGSSRAVLGPSILGLSLAALPGSRQPSGDNLVCHGPDGRLLAGSCLYVGLPPEKPVNLTCWSRNTKDLSCKWAPGGQGENYIRTTYTLKYKLRWYGREKQCEDTRGQLYSCYIPGDLALFTPYDIWVQAANQLGSATSDVITLDILDVVTTDPPGRVEVSRVGELEDQLAVNWDSPPALKDFLFQAKYQIRYRLEDSQDWKVVEDVGNQTACRLAGLRPATVYFVQVRCNPVGVFGSRRPGIWSDWSHATAASTPHSERRQGGSCDPKSEQNSTLRRELKQFIGWVRKHSYGCSHMSIKLYDQWRVWLQKTHKTPNQVDPRR; encoded by the exons ATGatcatctttctgtttctcctcctgACCGTGCCGGCAGTGAACTCTTCGTCGACAC AGGTGGCTGTGATCTCTCCCCAGGACGCAGCCCTGCTCGTGGGCTCCAGCCTGAACGCCACCTGCACCGTTCCTCCAGAGCTGGGTCTTCAAGCCGGCTCTCTGTACTGGAGCCTGAACGGGCGGCGCCTGCCGGGCAGCAGCAGGGCCGTGCTGGGGCCCTCCATCCTGGGGCTCAGCCTGGCTGCCCTCCCAGGGTCCCGACAGCCCTCGGGGGACAACCTGGTCTGCCACGGGCCGGACGGACGGCTGCTGGCTGGGAGCTGCCTCTACGTGGGCC TGCCTCCAGAGAAACCAGTCAACCTGACCTGCTGGTCCAGAAACACCAAGGACCTGAGCTGCAAGTGGGCTCCCGGTGGCCAGGGCGAGAACTATATCAGAACCACGTACACCCTCAAGTACAAACTGAG gtggtacGGCAGGGAGAAGCAGTGCGaggacaccagagggcagctgtACTCCTGCTACATCCCAGGAGACCTGGCCTTGTTTACCCCCTACGACATCTGGGTCcaggcagccaatcagctgGGATCGGCCACCTCTGATGTCATCACCTTGGACATCCTAGACGTGG TGACCACGGACCccccaggcagggtggaggtgagccgggtgggggagctggaggaccaGCTAGCTGTGAACTGGGACAGCCCCCCCGCCCTCAAAGACTTCCTGTTCCAGGCCAAGTACCAGATACGCTACAGACTGGAGGACAGCCAGGACTGGAAG GTGGTGGAGGATGTGGGGAACCAGACGGCCTGCAGGCTGGCGGGCCTCAGGCCAGCCACGGTGTACTTCGTGCAGGTGAGGTGTAACCCTGTGGGGGTGTTCGGGTCCAGGAGGCCCGGCATCTGGAGCGACTGGAGCCACGCCACCGCCGCCTCCACCCCTCACAGCG agcgTCGACAgggggggtcatgtgaccctaAGTCAGAACAGAACTCGACCCTGAGGCGGGAGCTGAAGCAGTTCATCGGCTGGGTACGCAAGCACTCCTACGGGTGCAGCCACATGTCAATCAAACTGTACGACCAATGGAGGGTCTGGCTGCAGAAAACACACAAGACGCCCAACCAGGTAG ATCCAAGGAGATAA
- the crlf1b gene encoding cytokine receptor-like factor 1b isoform X1 — translation MIIFLFLLLTVPAVNSSSTQVAVISPQDAALLVGSSLNATCTVPPELGLQAGSLYWSLNGRRLPGSSRAVLGPSILGLSLAALPGSRQPSGDNLVCHGPDGRLLAGSCLYVGLPPEKPVNLTCWSRNTKDLSCKWAPGGQGENYIRTTYTLKYKLRWYGREKQCEDTRGQLYSCYIPGDLALFTPYDIWVQAANQLGSATSDVITLDILDVVTTDPPGRVEVSRVGELEDQLAVNWDSPPALKDFLFQAKYQIRYRLEDSQDWKVVEDVGNQTACRLAGLRPATVYFVQVRCNPVGVFGSRRPGIWSDWSHATAASTPHSERRQGGSCDPKSEQNSTLRRELKQFIGWVRKHSYGCSHMSIKLYDQWRVWLQKTHKTPNQIQGDNS, via the exons ATGatcatctttctgtttctcctcctgACCGTGCCGGCAGTGAACTCTTCGTCGACAC AGGTGGCTGTGATCTCTCCCCAGGACGCAGCCCTGCTCGTGGGCTCCAGCCTGAACGCCACCTGCACCGTTCCTCCAGAGCTGGGTCTTCAAGCCGGCTCTCTGTACTGGAGCCTGAACGGGCGGCGCCTGCCGGGCAGCAGCAGGGCCGTGCTGGGGCCCTCCATCCTGGGGCTCAGCCTGGCTGCCCTCCCAGGGTCCCGACAGCCCTCGGGGGACAACCTGGTCTGCCACGGGCCGGACGGACGGCTGCTGGCTGGGAGCTGCCTCTACGTGGGCC TGCCTCCAGAGAAACCAGTCAACCTGACCTGCTGGTCCAGAAACACCAAGGACCTGAGCTGCAAGTGGGCTCCCGGTGGCCAGGGCGAGAACTATATCAGAACCACGTACACCCTCAAGTACAAACTGAG gtggtacGGCAGGGAGAAGCAGTGCGaggacaccagagggcagctgtACTCCTGCTACATCCCAGGAGACCTGGCCTTGTTTACCCCCTACGACATCTGGGTCcaggcagccaatcagctgGGATCGGCCACCTCTGATGTCATCACCTTGGACATCCTAGACGTGG TGACCACGGACCccccaggcagggtggaggtgagccgggtgggggagctggaggaccaGCTAGCTGTGAACTGGGACAGCCCCCCCGCCCTCAAAGACTTCCTGTTCCAGGCCAAGTACCAGATACGCTACAGACTGGAGGACAGCCAGGACTGGAAG GTGGTGGAGGATGTGGGGAACCAGACGGCCTGCAGGCTGGCGGGCCTCAGGCCAGCCACGGTGTACTTCGTGCAGGTGAGGTGTAACCCTGTGGGGGTGTTCGGGTCCAGGAGGCCCGGCATCTGGAGCGACTGGAGCCACGCCACCGCCGCCTCCACCCCTCACAGCG agcgTCGACAgggggggtcatgtgaccctaAGTCAGAACAGAACTCGACCCTGAGGCGGGAGCTGAAGCAGTTCATCGGCTGGGTACGCAAGCACTCCTACGGGTGCAGCCACATGTCAATCAAACTGTACGACCAATGGAGGGTCTGGCTGCAGAAAACACACAAGACGCCCAACCAG ATCCAAGGAGATAATTCGTAG
- the rex1bd gene encoding required for excision 1-B domain-containing protein, whose amino-acid sequence MVPTDFKALVQRFYVLQTERVEAYRLFEEGHEAYLRTGPHYDFDHYRQLVHEITLAFCGMSNEVLEIKQRLQREHSRTDLAEHIDKLQEKEKQKLQLTARLQLARQRAQDHPEDLSCEEQIQHIRQEIIRNRGVLSDIMQDFKYDSEESE is encoded by the exons ATG GTACCTACAGATTTCAAAGCGCTAGTCCAGCGCTTTTATGTCCTGCAGACTGAACGCGTGGAAGCTTACAGGCTGTTCGAGGA GGGTCACGAGGCCTATCTGAGGACCGGGCCTCACTATGACTTCGATCACTACCGGCAGCTGGTGCACGAGATAACGCTGGCTTTCTGCGGAATGTCCAACGAGGTTCTGGAGATCAAGCAACGACTGCAGCGTGAACACTCCCGGACCGACCTTGCGGAACACATAGACAagctgcaggagaaggagaaacagaAACTGCAGCTG ACGGCCAGGCTGCAGCTGGCCAGGCAGCGGGCGCAGGATCATCCCGAGGACCTGAGCTGTGAGGAGCAGATCCAACACATCAGGCAGGA aatcATCAGGAACAGGGGGGTTCTGAGTGACATCATGCAGGACTTCAAATATGACTCTGAGGAGTCTGAGTGA
- the LOC136936744 gene encoding protein FAM78B-like, with amino-acid sequence MGCLQSITCKSRIKRENIVVYDMSASIDNFPTIIEENSPIVLRYKTPYFKASARVVMPPIPRHETWVVGWIQACTQMEFYNTYGDIGMSSWELPELRGGLVQAISDSDGVSYPWYGNTTETVTLAGPTTKPSHLSVSMNDNFYPSVTWAVPVSDSNLPMLTSISRDQSFSTWLVALNTSSREKILLQTVRWRMKVDIQVDPGRPLGSRAQLAGCSLQEQPLVLTRMEHIPPNALGRPNANDAQVLMWRPRRGQPLVVIPPK; translated from the exons ATGGGTTGTCTGCAGAGCATCACCTGTAAGTCGCGCATTAAACGTGAGAACATCGTAGTTTATGACATGTCCGCCTCCATTGACAATTTCCCGACCATCATCGAAGAAAACTCCCCCATAGTTCTGCGCTACAAGACGCCCTACTTCAAAGCCTCCGCGCGGGTAGTGATGCCGCCCATCCCCCGGCACGAGACATGGGTGGTGGGCTGGATCCAGGCGTGCACGCAGATGGAGTTTTACAACACCTACGGCGATATTGGAAT gtcgAGCTGGGAGCTGCCAGAGCTGCGGGGAGGTCTGGTGCAGGCCATCAGCGACTCTGACGGGGTGAGCTACCCCTGGTACGGCAACACCACGGAGACGGTCACCCTGGCCGGGCCCACCACCaagccctcccacctctctgtcAGCATGAACGACAACTTCTACCCCAGCGTCACCTGGGCAGTGCCGGTCAGCGACAGCAACCTGCCCATGCTCACCTCCATCAGCAGAGACCAGAGCTTCAGCACCTGGCTGGTCGCTCTCaacacctcctccag ggagaaGATCCTGCTGCAGACAGTGCGCTGGAGGATGAAGGTGGACATCCAGGTGGACCCCGGCCGGCCCCTGGGCTCGAGGGCTCAGCTGGCAGGGTGCTCGCTGCAGGAGCAGCCTCTGGTGCTGACCCGCATGGAGCACATCCCCCCCAACGCCCTGGGGAGACCCAATGCCAACGATGCCCAGGTGCTCATGTGGAGGCCCCGCAGGGGGCAGCCCCTGGTGGTGATACCCCCcaagtag